The following proteins are co-located in the Osmia lignaria lignaria isolate PbOS001 chromosome 12, iyOsmLign1, whole genome shotgun sequence genome:
- the LOC117603088 gene encoding tyrosine-protein kinase receptor torso-like isoform X1 has translation MISWVRVTTMYMIYQLLNIYAISTYGFSLYNVSLLIDCLSSCSNETCVDTCNDYPNEIDFYPQVDDEYTEANVTLHCTGGNLMMINFNPGFYLIEQSSSNYTRNPPKLVKGNMATFTNLTANTNYQYRLYNLTHEGIWRPEVSDWFFTYPADYQPLPVKNLSLYKIEPYKKTHDLHAEFVFEPAIDRSCSYHVVTWNRGTNLLHFEIDRPTHFQFNLDCLKMDQNNSVFIKSVNKQNKKESEALIMFCTLTCLEYYNDLTFCPPEPVEGLRAEHIYRYQGLYDVWVHWNKTELEPDNYTIQIDLYRSDTKHYVKSVSGNTTEVCFERLKLGLQYEVEILAESLGGRSSVVTIIKSLDDEYATVSKFYRELIIGIVMSFTLFAIIWMTYLQHYKQKNNKFAMECTSFENLNQKDVSIESIKKLLYQSCDGETNNMPLMNDNFELCPKLLKLKGILGSGAYGIVRLGSLQDQYDNVTTVAVKMLKDNPSVENLQNFQKEIMIMKAVGQHPNIVSLIGCCILDNKPVLVVEYCCKGDLQTYLRTIWQNMVSVAFNHKARFKFDGDSFSISKNSGGKEHNYQNVHLITNRLYDVQQDIAQYTETVTANGLLNFARQIATGMEFLSLNRIVHRDLAARNILVCADKIVKISDFGLSRDVYQENLYRKQGNDKLPVKWMAIESLTHQIYTTHSDVWSFGILLWEIVTMGALPYPGIPTKAILKILKSGYRMERPISCSVELYNIMFSCWTVRPQSRPMFTQLKESIDKLLCQRSGNKYLNMDEILYDTQEQHGKPNSNHS, from the exons ATGATTAGTTGGGTTCGAGTCACAACAATGTATATGATATATCAATTACTGAATATTTATGCGATTTCTACGTATGGATTCTCTTTGTACAATGTTTCACTGTTGATCGACTGTCTATCATCTTGCTCGAAT GAAACGTGCGTGGATACTTGCAATGATTATCCAAACGAAATTGATT TTTATCCACAGGTCGACGACGAATATACCGAAGCGAACGTAACTCTTCATTGTACCGGTGGGAATTTGATGATGATCAATTTCAATCCTGGGTTTTACTTGATTGAACAAAGTTCATCCAATTACACCCGGAATCCCCCGAAATTG gTGAAGGGGAATATGGCAACTTTTACAAATTTGACAGCAAACACTAATTATCAATATCGGTTGTACAATTTAACGCACGAAGGAATCTGGCGGCCGGAAGTTTCAGACTGGTTCTTTACTTATCCgg CTGACTATCAGCCATTGCCCGTGAAAAATTTATCGTTGTATAAAATAGAACCTTACAAGAAGACACACGACCTACATGCCGAATTTGTTTTTGAACCAGCTATAG atCGAAGTTGCAGTTACCATGTGGTAACTTGGAACAGAGGAACAAATTTGCTGCATTTTGAAATCGATAGG CCAACGCATTTTCAGTTTAACTTAGATTGTTTAAAGATGGATCAGAATAACAGTGTATTCATTAAATCGGTTAACAaacagaataaaaaagaaagcgaGGCCTTGATAATGTTCTGTACGCTTACATGTTTAGAATATTATAATGATCTAACTTTTTGCC CCCCAGAACCAGTAGAAGGGTTACGAGCGGAACATATCTATCGTTACCAGGGATTGTACGATGTTTGGGTTCATTGGAATAAAACTGAATTAGAACCAGATAATTACACGATACAGATTGATTTATATAGGAGCGACACTAAGCATTACGTAAAGAGCGTATCTGGG AACACAACCGAGGTTTGTTTCGAAAGATTAAAACTGGGTCTCCAATACGAGGTGGAAATCTTAGCTGAATCTTTGGGGGGAAGAAGTTCAGTAGTAACTATTATTAAATCTCTCGACGATGAATACGCAA CCGTAAGTAAATTCTATCGTGAACTTATTATTGGCATTGTGATGTCATTCACACTTTTCGCCATTATTTGGATGACATACTTGCAACATTATAAACAGAAGAATAACAAATTCGCCATGGAATGTACGTCTTTTGAG AATCTTAATCAGAAAGATGTGTCGATAGAAAGCATCAAGAAACTGTTGTATCAAAGTTGCGATGGTGAGACGAACAACATGCCACTTATGAACGACAATTTTGAGCTGTGTCCAAAATTATTAAAGCTGAAAGGTATACTTGGAAGCGGAGCTTATGGAATTGTAAGATTGGGCTCTTTGCAAGATCAGTATGATAATGTCACCACTGTTGCGGTTAAAATGTTGAAAG ACAATCCAAGCGTGGAAAATTTACAAAACTTCCAGAAAGAAATAATGATTATGAAAGCTGTTGGTCAACATCCAAATATAGTGTCCTTAATTGGTTGTTGCATTTTGGATAATAAACCAGTGTTGGTAGTGGAGTACTGTTGCAAAGGAGACTTGCAAACATACTTAAGAACA ATATGGCAAAATATGGTAAGCGTTGCGTTTAATCATAAAGCACGCTTTAAATTCGACGGAGATTCGTTCTCGATCTCGAAGAATTCtg GTGGAAAAGAGCACAATTATCAAAACGTTCATCTGATTACAAACCGTTTATACGACGTTCAACAAG ATATAGCGCAGTATACGGAAACTGTAACAGCAAACGGTTTGTTGAATTTCGCGAGGCAAATTGCTACAGGaatg GAATTCCTGTCATTGAATCGAATAGTTCATCGTGATTTAGCTGCGAGGAATATATTGGTGTGTGCAGACAAGATCgtgaaaatttcagattttgGTCTGAGTCGTGATGTTTACCAAGAAAATTTATACCGAAAGCAAGGAAATGATAAATTACCAGTGAAATGGATGGCAATTGAATCTTTGACTCATCAAATTTATACGACTCACAGCGATGT gTGGTCCTTTGGCATTTTGTTATGGGAGATTGTAACCATGGGTGCTCTTCCTTATCCTGGTATTCCAACAAAAGCCATCCTAAAGATTTTAAAGTCTGGCTACAGAATGGAACGACCTATAAGCTGTAGCGTGGAATT ATACAATATTATGTTCTCTTGCTGGACAGTAAGACCCCAAAGCAGACCTATGTTTACTCAATTAAAAGAGAGCATAGATAAACTGCTTTGTCAACGTTCTGGCAATAAGTACCTGAACATGGACGAAATTTTGTACGATACTCAAGAACAGCACGGCAAGCCCAATAGTAATCACtcgtaa
- the LOC117603088 gene encoding tyrosine-protein kinase receptor torso-like isoform X2, producing the protein MKRAWILAMIIQTKLIVDDEYTEANVTLHCTGGNLMMINFNPGFYLIEQSSSNYTRNPPKLVKGNMATFTNLTANTNYQYRLYNLTHEGIWRPEVSDWFFTYPADYQPLPVKNLSLYKIEPYKKTHDLHAEFVFEPAIDRSCSYHVVTWNRGTNLLHFEIDRPTHFQFNLDCLKMDQNNSVFIKSVNKQNKKESEALIMFCTLTCLEYYNDLTFCPPEPVEGLRAEHIYRYQGLYDVWVHWNKTELEPDNYTIQIDLYRSDTKHYVKSVSGNTTEVCFERLKLGLQYEVEILAESLGGRSSVVTIIKSLDDEYATVSKFYRELIIGIVMSFTLFAIIWMTYLQHYKQKNNKFAMECTSFENLNQKDVSIESIKKLLYQSCDGETNNMPLMNDNFELCPKLLKLKGILGSGAYGIVRLGSLQDQYDNVTTVAVKMLKDNPSVENLQNFQKEIMIMKAVGQHPNIVSLIGCCILDNKPVLVVEYCCKGDLQTYLRTIWQNMVSVAFNHKARFKFDGDSFSISKNSGGKEHNYQNVHLITNRLYDVQQDIAQYTETVTANGLLNFARQIATGMEFLSLNRIVHRDLAARNILVCADKIVKISDFGLSRDVYQENLYRKQGNDKLPVKWMAIESLTHQIYTTHSDVWSFGILLWEIVTMGALPYPGIPTKAILKILKSGYRMERPISCSVELYNIMFSCWTVRPQSRPMFTQLKESIDKLLCQRSGNKYLNMDEILYDTQEQHGKPNSNHS; encoded by the exons AT GAAACGTGCGTGGATACTTGCAATGATTATCCAAACGAAATTGATT GTCGACGACGAATATACCGAAGCGAACGTAACTCTTCATTGTACCGGTGGGAATTTGATGATGATCAATTTCAATCCTGGGTTTTACTTGATTGAACAAAGTTCATCCAATTACACCCGGAATCCCCCGAAATTG gTGAAGGGGAATATGGCAACTTTTACAAATTTGACAGCAAACACTAATTATCAATATCGGTTGTACAATTTAACGCACGAAGGAATCTGGCGGCCGGAAGTTTCAGACTGGTTCTTTACTTATCCgg CTGACTATCAGCCATTGCCCGTGAAAAATTTATCGTTGTATAAAATAGAACCTTACAAGAAGACACACGACCTACATGCCGAATTTGTTTTTGAACCAGCTATAG atCGAAGTTGCAGTTACCATGTGGTAACTTGGAACAGAGGAACAAATTTGCTGCATTTTGAAATCGATAGG CCAACGCATTTTCAGTTTAACTTAGATTGTTTAAAGATGGATCAGAATAACAGTGTATTCATTAAATCGGTTAACAaacagaataaaaaagaaagcgaGGCCTTGATAATGTTCTGTACGCTTACATGTTTAGAATATTATAATGATCTAACTTTTTGCC CCCCAGAACCAGTAGAAGGGTTACGAGCGGAACATATCTATCGTTACCAGGGATTGTACGATGTTTGGGTTCATTGGAATAAAACTGAATTAGAACCAGATAATTACACGATACAGATTGATTTATATAGGAGCGACACTAAGCATTACGTAAAGAGCGTATCTGGG AACACAACCGAGGTTTGTTTCGAAAGATTAAAACTGGGTCTCCAATACGAGGTGGAAATCTTAGCTGAATCTTTGGGGGGAAGAAGTTCAGTAGTAACTATTATTAAATCTCTCGACGATGAATACGCAA CCGTAAGTAAATTCTATCGTGAACTTATTATTGGCATTGTGATGTCATTCACACTTTTCGCCATTATTTGGATGACATACTTGCAACATTATAAACAGAAGAATAACAAATTCGCCATGGAATGTACGTCTTTTGAG AATCTTAATCAGAAAGATGTGTCGATAGAAAGCATCAAGAAACTGTTGTATCAAAGTTGCGATGGTGAGACGAACAACATGCCACTTATGAACGACAATTTTGAGCTGTGTCCAAAATTATTAAAGCTGAAAGGTATACTTGGAAGCGGAGCTTATGGAATTGTAAGATTGGGCTCTTTGCAAGATCAGTATGATAATGTCACCACTGTTGCGGTTAAAATGTTGAAAG ACAATCCAAGCGTGGAAAATTTACAAAACTTCCAGAAAGAAATAATGATTATGAAAGCTGTTGGTCAACATCCAAATATAGTGTCCTTAATTGGTTGTTGCATTTTGGATAATAAACCAGTGTTGGTAGTGGAGTACTGTTGCAAAGGAGACTTGCAAACATACTTAAGAACA ATATGGCAAAATATGGTAAGCGTTGCGTTTAATCATAAAGCACGCTTTAAATTCGACGGAGATTCGTTCTCGATCTCGAAGAATTCtg GTGGAAAAGAGCACAATTATCAAAACGTTCATCTGATTACAAACCGTTTATACGACGTTCAACAAG ATATAGCGCAGTATACGGAAACTGTAACAGCAAACGGTTTGTTGAATTTCGCGAGGCAAATTGCTACAGGaatg GAATTCCTGTCATTGAATCGAATAGTTCATCGTGATTTAGCTGCGAGGAATATATTGGTGTGTGCAGACAAGATCgtgaaaatttcagattttgGTCTGAGTCGTGATGTTTACCAAGAAAATTTATACCGAAAGCAAGGAAATGATAAATTACCAGTGAAATGGATGGCAATTGAATCTTTGACTCATCAAATTTATACGACTCACAGCGATGT gTGGTCCTTTGGCATTTTGTTATGGGAGATTGTAACCATGGGTGCTCTTCCTTATCCTGGTATTCCAACAAAAGCCATCCTAAAGATTTTAAAGTCTGGCTACAGAATGGAACGACCTATAAGCTGTAGCGTGGAATT ATACAATATTATGTTCTCTTGCTGGACAGTAAGACCCCAAAGCAGACCTATGTTTACTCAATTAAAAGAGAGCATAGATAAACTGCTTTGTCAACGTTCTGGCAATAAGTACCTGAACATGGACGAAATTTTGTACGATACTCAAGAACAGCACGGCAAGCCCAATAGTAATCACtcgtaa